The following proteins are encoded in a genomic region of Bradyrhizobium sp. SK17:
- a CDS encoding helix-turn-helix transcriptional regulator: MHAFDILGDPVRRRILELLATGEHSSGEVVAVVQREFGITQSAVSQQLRILRDAGFATVRADGTRRIYAVEPRRLREVDDWLDRFRALWLPRLDALATEVARGKRKRRQKE; this comes from the coding sequence GTGCACGCCTTCGACATCCTCGGCGATCCCGTCCGCCGGCGTATCCTGGAGTTGCTGGCGACCGGCGAGCACAGTTCGGGCGAAGTCGTCGCGGTCGTGCAGCGCGAGTTCGGCATCACCCAATCGGCGGTGTCGCAGCAGCTGAGGATCCTGCGCGACGCCGGTTTCGCGACGGTGCGTGCCGACGGCACGCGCCGCATCTATGCCGTCGAGCCGCGGCGGCTGCGCGAGGTCGATGATTGGCTCGACCGGTTCAGGGCGTTGTGGCTGCCACGCCTCGACGCGCTCGCCACCGAAGTCGCCCGAGGCAAAAGAAAACGGCGCCAGAAGGAATGA
- the lpxB gene encoding lipid-A-disaccharide synthase yields the protein MQAQSLSIGRKIFLIATEESGDRLGAALMQVLRERLGDAVRFSGVGGRAMTAEGIVPLFPIEELSIMGFAAVVKQLPKILRLISRTADAVLADAPDMLVIIDSPDFTHRVARRVRARNPDIPIIDYVSPSVWAWRPGRARAMRGYVDHVLALLPFEPEEYRKLHGPPCSYVGHPLTEQLASLRPNEDEHRRRDAQPPVLLVLPGSRRSEIRHHLALFGAALGQLNQQVPFELVLPTMPHLEAMVREGVASWPVVPRLAVGETEKRAAFRVARAALAKSGTVTLELALSGIPMVTAYRVGAAEAFILRRAIRVSSVILANLVIGSDIIPEFLQEDCTPDKLAQALGEVLADSPERLRQLVAFATMDGKMSTGDQPPSVRAADIVLAEMDRRST from the coding sequence ATGCAAGCGCAAAGCCTCAGCATCGGCCGCAAGATATTCCTGATCGCGACGGAAGAATCCGGCGACCGCCTTGGTGCGGCGCTGATGCAGGTGCTGCGCGAACGGCTTGGCGATGCCGTGCGATTCTCCGGTGTCGGCGGCCGGGCGATGACCGCCGAGGGCATCGTCCCGCTATTCCCGATCGAAGAGCTCTCGATCATGGGCTTCGCCGCCGTCGTGAAGCAATTGCCGAAGATCCTGCGGTTGATCAGCCGCACCGCCGACGCGGTGCTGGCCGACGCGCCGGATATGCTGGTCATCATCGACAGCCCGGACTTCACCCATCGCGTCGCCCGCCGTGTTCGCGCGCGCAATCCGGATATCCCGATCATCGACTACGTCTCGCCGTCGGTCTGGGCCTGGCGGCCAGGCAGGGCACGTGCGATGCGCGGTTACGTCGATCACGTGCTGGCGCTGCTGCCGTTCGAACCGGAGGAGTACCGCAAGCTGCACGGACCGCCTTGCAGTTACGTCGGTCATCCCCTGACCGAACAGCTCGCCTCGCTGCGGCCTAACGAGGACGAGCACAGGCGGCGTGATGCGCAGCCGCCGGTCCTGCTGGTCTTGCCTGGAAGCCGGCGCAGCGAGATCAGGCATCATCTGGCGCTGTTCGGCGCGGCGCTCGGGCAGCTCAACCAACAGGTCCCTTTCGAGCTCGTGCTTCCGACCATGCCGCATCTCGAGGCGATGGTGCGCGAAGGCGTCGCGTCGTGGCCGGTGGTGCCACGGCTCGCGGTCGGCGAGACCGAGAAGCGCGCCGCGTTCCGCGTGGCGCGCGCGGCGCTGGCAAAGTCGGGCACGGTGACGCTCGAGCTCGCGCTGTCGGGCATTCCGATGGTGACGGCCTATCGCGTCGGCGCTGCCGAGGCGTTCATCCTGCGCCGGGCCATCCGGGTGTCGTCGGTGATCCTCGCCAATCTCGTGATCGGCAGCGACATCATTCCCGAGTTCCTGCAAGAGGACTGCACGCCGGACAAGCTGGCCCAGGCGTTGGGCGAGGTGCTGGCGGATTCGCCCGAGCGGCTGCGGCAACTGGTGGCGTTCGCGACGATGGACGGGAAGATGTCGACCGGCGACCAGCCGCCAAGCGTCCGCGCCGCCGACATCGTGCTGGCTGAAATGGACCGGCGTTCGACCTAG
- the gltA gene encoding citrate synthase: MDAKSSKTATLTIGNKNYDFPILSGTVGPDVIDIAKLYGQAGVFTYDPGFTSTGSCQSKITYIDGDAGILEYRGYPIEQLAEHGDFLETCYLLLYGELPTPAQKKEFDYTVTHHTMVHEQMARFFQGFRRDAHPMAIMVAAVGALAAFYHDSTDINDAKQREIASIRMIAKIPTLAAMAYKYTVGQPFVYPKNSLSFAENFLNMCFAVPCEEYKINPVLADALDKILILHADHEQNASTSTVRIAGSSGANPFACIAAGIACLWGPAHGGANEAALNMLYGIGKVENIPDFIAKVKDKNSEVRLMGFGHRVYKNYDPRAKIMQKMCHAVLKETGHGDDPMLKVALELEKIALSDPYFIDRKLYPNVDFYSGITLKAMGLPVSMFTVLFAVARTVGWISQWSEMIEDPQQKIGRPRQLYTGVARRDYVPIDKRK; the protein is encoded by the coding sequence ATGGACGCAAAATCCAGCAAGACAGCCACACTTACCATCGGCAACAAGAACTATGATTTCCCGATCCTGAGCGGCACGGTTGGGCCTGATGTCATCGACATCGCCAAGCTCTACGGCCAGGCCGGGGTGTTCACCTACGACCCCGGCTTCACCTCGACCGGCAGCTGCCAGTCGAAGATCACCTATATCGACGGCGACGCCGGTATCCTCGAATACCGCGGCTACCCGATCGAGCAACTCGCCGAGCACGGCGACTTCCTTGAGACCTGCTACCTGCTGCTCTACGGGGAGTTGCCGACCCCGGCGCAGAAGAAAGAGTTCGACTACACCGTCACGCACCACACCATGGTGCATGAGCAGATGGCCCGCTTCTTCCAGGGCTTCCGCCGCGACGCCCATCCGATGGCGATCATGGTCGCTGCCGTCGGCGCGCTGGCTGCGTTCTATCACGACTCCACTGACATCAACGACGCGAAGCAGCGCGAGATCGCCTCGATCCGCATGATCGCGAAGATCCCGACGCTGGCGGCGATGGCCTACAAGTACACGGTCGGCCAGCCCTTCGTGTATCCGAAGAACTCGCTGTCGTTCGCCGAGAACTTCCTCAACATGTGCTTCGCGGTGCCCTGCGAGGAGTACAAGATCAATCCGGTGCTCGCTGACGCGCTGGACAAGATCCTGATCCTGCACGCCGACCACGAGCAGAACGCCTCGACCTCGACCGTGCGCATCGCCGGCTCCTCGGGCGCCAACCCGTTCGCCTGCATCGCGGCCGGCATCGCCTGCCTGTGGGGTCCGGCGCATGGCGGCGCCAACGAAGCCGCGCTCAACATGCTCTACGGTATCGGCAAGGTGGAAAACATTCCGGACTTCATCGCCAAGGTGAAGGACAAGAACAGCGAAGTCCGCCTGATGGGCTTCGGCCACCGCGTCTACAAGAACTATGATCCGCGCGCCAAGATCATGCAGAAGATGTGTCACGCGGTGCTCAAGGAGACCGGCCACGGCGACGATCCGATGCTCAAGGTCGCGCTCGAGCTCGAGAAGATCGCGCTGAGCGATCCCTACTTCATCGATCGCAAGCTCTACCCGAACGTCGACTTCTATTCGGGCATCACGCTGAAGGCGATGGGCCTCCCGGTGTCGATGTTCACCGTGCTGTTCGCGGTTGCCCGCACCGTCGGCTGGATCAGCCAGTGGAGCGAGATGATCGAGGATCCGCAGCAGAAGATCGGCCGTCCGCGTCAGCTCTACACCGGCGTCGCGCGGCGCGACTATGTGCCGATCGACAAGCGCAAGTAA
- a CDS encoding LpxI family protein, whose translation MTSAAPSLSSPVGVIAGGGAMPFAVAEQLAARGITPVLFALRGACDPARAQRFRHRWISVGQLGRATRLFRDEGCRDLIFIGTLVRPALSEIRLDWGTLRLLGHVVRAFRGGDDHLLSSVGRILEQQGFRMVGIKDVAPDLLMPEGAVTRTTPDSTALADIARGRGVLDALGPFDIGQAAVVIDGHVVAVEDIEGTDGLLARVARLRAEGRIRAKAGRGVLVKAPKSKQDLRFDLPTIGPRTVEGAAAAGIAGIAVIAGNTLAAEPQALIETADAKGLFVIGLAG comes from the coding sequence ATGACGTCAGCGGCTCCCTCGCTTTCCTCGCCGGTTGGCGTGATCGCCGGCGGCGGCGCCATGCCGTTCGCGGTCGCCGAGCAGCTCGCCGCGCGCGGTATCACGCCGGTGCTGTTCGCGCTGCGTGGTGCCTGCGATCCGGCGCGCGCGCAGCGGTTTCGCCACCGCTGGATCTCGGTCGGCCAGCTCGGGCGTGCGACCCGGCTGTTCCGGGATGAAGGCTGCCGCGATCTGATTTTCATCGGGACCCTGGTGCGTCCCGCATTGTCGGAGATCCGGCTCGACTGGGGCACGCTGCGCCTGCTTGGCCATGTCGTGCGCGCGTTTCGCGGCGGCGACGATCATCTGCTGTCGAGCGTCGGCCGCATCCTCGAGCAGCAGGGATTCCGCATGGTCGGGATCAAGGACGTTGCGCCCGATCTCCTGATGCCGGAGGGCGCGGTGACGCGCACGACGCCGGACAGCACCGCGCTCGCCGACATCGCGCGCGGCCGCGGCGTGCTCGATGCGCTCGGTCCGTTCGACATCGGCCAGGCCGCGGTGGTGATCGACGGTCACGTGGTCGCGGTCGAGGACATCGAAGGCACCGACGGGCTCCTGGCGCGCGTGGCGCGGTTGCGCGCCGAGGGCCGAATCCGCGCCAAGGCCGGTCGCGGCGTGCTGGTGAAGGCGCCGAAGAGCAAGCAGGACCTGCGCTTCGATCTGCCGACGATCGGGCCGCGGACGGTCGAGGGCGCCGCGGCGGCGGGCATCGCCGGCATTGCCGTGATCGCCGGCAACACGCTTGCAGCCGAGCCGCAGGCGCTGATCGAGACTGCCGACGCCAAAGGGCTGTTCGTCATCGGACTGGCCGGCTGA
- the fabZ gene encoding 3-hydroxyacyl-ACP dehydratase FabZ, giving the protein MEEAPVRFELVDINDILKTLPHRFPMLLIDRVVKIRTDYSGIGIKNVTFNEPPFQGHFPDRPVYPGVMMIEAMAQTAGVIGIKSVDGTEKPRAVYFLTIDKCKFRKPVMPGDTIEYHMRSLGRRKTMWWFHGDAKVNGQVVAEADVGAMLTD; this is encoded by the coding sequence ATGGAGGAGGCACCGGTCAGGTTCGAGCTGGTGGATATCAACGATATCCTGAAGACGCTCCCGCATCGCTTTCCGATGTTGCTGATCGATCGGGTCGTCAAGATCCGCACCGACTATAGCGGCATCGGCATCAAGAACGTCACCTTCAACGAGCCGCCGTTCCAGGGGCACTTCCCGGATCGGCCGGTCTATCCCGGCGTGATGATGATCGAGGCGATGGCGCAGACCGCCGGCGTGATCGGCATCAAGTCGGTCGACGGCACCGAGAAGCCGCGCGCGGTCTATTTCCTCACCATCGACAAGTGCAAGTTCAGGAAGCCGGTGATGCCCGGCGACACCATCGAATACCACATGCGCTCGCTCGGCCGCCGCAAGACCATGTGGTGGTTTCACGGCGACGCCAAGGTCAACGGCCAGGTCGTCGCCGAAGCCGATGTCGGGGCGATGCTGACCGATTAG
- the lpxA gene encoding acyl-ACP--UDP-N-acetylglucosamine O-acyltransferase, with translation MSMIDPTARIADGAVIGAGTEIGPYCIIGPDVVLGENCKLIAHVTISGHTRIGAGCVISPFAALGGPPQDLSYRGEPTRLEVGEACTIREGVTMNVGTVKGGGLTRVGDRGFFMNNSHVGHDCMVGNNAIFATSATLGGHCEIGDFVYIGGLSAVHQFTRVGSQVMIGGVCGVRGDIIPFGLANGQYAVLEGLNIIGMRRRQFTKARLATVRAFYQKLFHGPGIFAERLAAVQPLAGEDPAIAEILTFIAGGKLRPLCLPADSN, from the coding sequence ATGAGCATGATCGACCCCACTGCGCGGATTGCCGACGGCGCTGTGATCGGGGCCGGCACCGAGATCGGTCCGTACTGCATCATCGGCCCCGACGTCGTGCTCGGCGAAAACTGCAAGCTGATCGCCCATGTCACGATCAGCGGGCACACCAGGATCGGCGCCGGTTGCGTCATCTCGCCGTTTGCCGCGCTCGGCGGGCCGCCGCAGGATCTCAGCTATCGCGGCGAGCCGACCCGCCTTGAGGTCGGCGAAGCCTGCACGATCCGCGAGGGCGTGACGATGAACGTCGGCACGGTCAAGGGCGGTGGGCTCACCCGCGTCGGCGACCGCGGCTTCTTCATGAACAACAGCCATGTCGGCCATGACTGCATGGTCGGCAACAACGCGATCTTCGCGACCTCGGCGACGCTGGGCGGCCACTGCGAGATCGGCGACTTCGTCTACATCGGCGGCCTCTCGGCGGTGCACCAGTTCACCCGCGTCGGCTCACAGGTGATGATCGGCGGCGTCTGCGGCGTGCGCGGCGACATCATTCCGTTCGGACTTGCGAATGGCCAGTACGCGGTGCTCGAAGGCCTCAACATCATCGGCATGCGGCGGCGCCAGTTCACCAAGGCGCGGCTCGCAACCGTGCGTGCGTTCTATCAGAAGCTGTTCCACGGCCCCGGTATCTTCGCGGAGCGGCTCGCCGCGGTGCAGCCGCTGGCCGGCGAAGATCCCGCGATCGCGGAGATCCTCACCTTCATCGCGGGCGGCAAGCTGCGACCGCTCTGCCTTCCCGCCGACAGCAACTGA
- a CDS encoding SRPBCC family protein, producing the protein MRIDPVAYVGAVIREVTVRERDGKPARAVIATRSYDTDITDLWDALTNPERIPRWFLPISGDLKLGGRYQFEGQAGGQITACEPPRRLAVTWEFADTVSWVTVTLADDGARGTRLELEHLSLIEGDFWDRYGPGAVGVGWDLALVGLALYFATPPGQPFDRAAAAAWPASDGGKDFIRRSSEDWCRASIKAGTDEAAARRAQANTTAFYLGEPEPGSGG; encoded by the coding sequence ATGAGAATCGATCCTGTCGCTTATGTCGGCGCCGTCATTCGTGAGGTCACCGTCAGGGAACGCGATGGCAAGCCGGCGCGGGCGGTGATTGCGACGCGCAGCTACGACACCGACATCACCGATCTCTGGGACGCGCTGACCAATCCCGAGCGCATTCCGCGCTGGTTCCTGCCAATCTCAGGCGATCTGAAACTCGGCGGCCGTTACCAGTTCGAGGGACAGGCCGGCGGCCAGATCACGGCCTGCGAGCCGCCGCGTCGGCTTGCGGTGACCTGGGAGTTTGCGGACACGGTCAGTTGGGTGACCGTGACGTTGGCTGATGACGGCGCCAGGGGAACACGCCTGGAACTCGAGCATCTCTCGCTCATCGAAGGTGATTTCTGGGATCGCTACGGGCCTGGCGCGGTTGGCGTCGGCTGGGACCTCGCTCTGGTGGGGCTCGCCCTCTACTTCGCCACGCCGCCGGGACAGCCATTCGACCGCGCGGCCGCCGCGGCGTGGCCTGCGTCGGACGGCGGCAAGGATTTCATCCGCCGCAGCAGCGAGGACTGGTGTCGCGCTTCGATCAAGGCCGGCACCGACGAGGCGGCCGCGCGCAGGGCGCAAGCCAACACGACAGCGTTCTATCTGGGTGAACCCGAGCCGGGCAGCGGAGGCTAG
- the lpxD gene encoding UDP-3-O-(3-hydroxymyristoyl)glucosamine N-acyltransferase codes for MAQPIFFKSPPSSTLAEIAALTKAQLVDPERGALQIRGLASLDEAGPMHLAFFDNLKYADQLAATKAGACLVSPRFEAQVPKGTAVLRAAKPFQVFVELARQWHADALRPQSWFGTEGIAPSAIIDPTARLEDGVIVDPLVVIGPRVEIGSGTIIGAGAVIGADVKIGRDCNVGAKTTIQFALIGNNVLIHPGCNIGQDGYGFIFFGPAGHVKVPQTGRVVIQNHVEVGAGSTIDRGSLRDTVIGEGTKVDNQVQIGHNVIIGRHCLLAAQIGLAGSLTIGDNVALGAKVGINNHLKIGDGAQVTAMSAVKDDIPANGRWGGHFAKPTKQWFREIIAVERLVRDNETKGEGKE; via the coding sequence ATGGCGCAGCCGATCTTCTTCAAGAGTCCTCCTTCGTCAACGCTGGCTGAAATCGCCGCGCTGACGAAGGCGCAACTGGTCGACCCCGAGAGGGGGGCGCTTCAGATCAGGGGGCTGGCCTCGCTCGACGAGGCCGGTCCGATGCATCTCGCCTTCTTCGATAATCTCAAATATGCCGACCAGCTCGCGGCCACCAAGGCCGGCGCCTGTCTGGTCAGCCCGCGCTTCGAGGCGCAGGTGCCCAAGGGCACCGCCGTGCTGCGGGCCGCGAAACCGTTCCAGGTGTTCGTCGAACTCGCCCGCCAATGGCACGCCGACGCGCTGCGGCCGCAATCCTGGTTCGGAACCGAAGGCATCGCGCCGTCGGCGATCATCGATCCCACCGCGCGCCTCGAGGACGGCGTCATCGTCGATCCGCTGGTCGTGATCGGCCCGCGGGTCGAGATCGGCTCGGGCACCATCATCGGGGCCGGCGCGGTGATCGGGGCCGACGTCAAGATCGGCCGCGACTGCAATGTCGGCGCCAAGACCACCATTCAGTTCGCGCTGATCGGCAACAACGTGCTGATCCACCCCGGCTGCAATATCGGCCAGGACGGCTACGGCTTCATCTTCTTCGGCCCGGCCGGGCATGTGAAGGTGCCGCAGACCGGCCGCGTGGTGATCCAGAACCATGTCGAGGTCGGCGCCGGCTCGACCATCGACCGCGGTTCCCTGCGCGACACCGTGATCGGCGAGGGCACCAAAGTCGACAACCAGGTCCAGATTGGCCACAATGTGATCATCGGCAGGCACTGCCTGCTCGCGGCCCAGATCGGGCTCGCAGGCAGCCTGACGATCGGCGACAATGTCGCGCTCGGCGCCAAGGTGGGCATCAACAACCACCTCAAGATCGGCGACGGTGCCCAGGTGACGGCGATGAGCGCGGTGAAGGACGACATCCCGGCCAACGGCCGTTGGGGCGGGCATTTTGCCAAGCCGACCAAGCAATGGTTCAGGGAAATCATCGCTGTCGAGCGCCTGGTGCGCGACAACGAAACAAAAGGCGAGGGTAAGGAGTGA
- the gltX gene encoding glutamate--tRNA ligase, with product MTDSVVTRFAPSPTGFLHIGGARTALFNWLYAKKLGGKMLLRIEDTDRQRSTKEAIDAILDGLKWLELDWDGDVIYQFSRAARHREVAEGLLAAGRAYHCYATPEELTAMREKARTEGRTRLYDGMWRDRDPATAPDGIKPTIRLKAPQTGETVIEDQVQGRVVWQNENLDDLVLLRGDGTPTYMLAVVVDDHDMGVTHIIRGDDHLINAARQKQIYDALEWELPSMSHIPLIHGPDGSKLSKRHGALGVDAYRALGYLPAALRNYLVRLGWSHGDQEIFSTQEMIDAFDLPGIGRSAARFDFAKLENLNGHYIRQSDDQSLVTQFESVLDYVPEGAALKAKLNDTTRAQLLRAMPSLKERAKTLLELISGAYFIFADRPLELDPKAVALLTPETRALIGRLRAALEAVNDWTAETTETVMRNFAEQNNLKLGAVAQPLRVALTGRTTSPGIFDVLAVLGRQECLARLADQAA from the coding sequence ATGACCGATTCCGTCGTTACCCGCTTCGCCCCCTCGCCGACCGGCTTCCTCCATATCGGGGGTGCCCGCACCGCACTGTTCAACTGGCTCTACGCCAAAAAGCTCGGCGGCAAGATGCTGCTCCGGATCGAGGACACCGACCGCCAGCGTTCAACCAAGGAGGCGATCGACGCCATCCTGGACGGCCTGAAGTGGCTGGAGCTCGATTGGGACGGCGACGTCATCTACCAGTTCAGCCGTGCCGCCCGCCATCGCGAGGTCGCCGAGGGCCTGCTTGCCGCTGGCCGGGCTTACCACTGCTATGCGACGCCTGAGGAGCTGACGGCGATGCGCGAGAAGGCGCGCACCGAGGGCCGGACCCGGCTCTATGACGGCATGTGGCGCGACCGCGACCCCGCGACCGCCCCTGATGGCATCAAACCGACCATCCGCCTCAAGGCGCCGCAGACCGGCGAGACCGTGATCGAGGACCAGGTCCAGGGCCGCGTGGTCTGGCAAAACGAGAACCTCGACGACCTCGTACTGCTGCGCGGCGACGGCACCCCGACCTACATGCTCGCCGTCGTAGTCGACGACCACGACATGGGCGTCACCCACATCATCCGCGGCGACGACCATTTGATCAACGCGGCACGCCAGAAGCAGATCTACGACGCGCTGGAGTGGGAGCTGCCGAGCATGTCCCACATTCCGCTGATCCACGGTCCCGACGGCTCGAAGCTGTCGAAGCGCCATGGCGCGCTCGGCGTCGATGCCTATCGCGCGCTCGGCTATCTGCCGGCCGCCTTGCGTAATTACCTGGTCCGGCTCGGCTGGAGCCATGGCGACCAGGAGATCTTCTCGACCCAGGAGATGATCGACGCATTCGACCTCCCGGGCATCGGCCGCTCCGCGGCGCGGTTCGATTTCGCCAAGCTCGAGAACCTCAACGGCCACTATATCCGGCAGAGCGACGATCAATCCCTTGTGACCCAGTTCGAGAGCGTGCTGGATTATGTGCCGGAGGGCGCCGCGCTGAAGGCCAAGCTCAACGACACCACCCGCGCGCAATTGCTGCGGGCGATGCCGAGCCTGAAGGAGCGCGCCAAGACGCTGCTCGAGCTGATCTCGGGCGCCTACTTCATTTTCGCCGATCGGCCGCTCGAGCTCGATCCGAAAGCTGTGGCGCTACTGACGCCGGAAACGCGCGCATTGATCGGCCGCCTGCGCGCCGCGCTGGAAGCCGTCAACGACTGGACCGCGGAAACCACCGAGACCGTGATGCGGAATTTCGCCGAGCAGAACAATCTGAAACTCGGCGCCGTGGCCCAGCCGCTGCGGGTGGCGCTGACCGGACGTACGACGTCGCCGGGCATCTTCGACGTGCTGGCGGTGCTGGGACGCCAGGAGTGCCTCGCCCGTCTCGCCGATCAGGCGGCGTGA
- a CDS encoding KTSC domain-containing protein: MVRAAALILSLFSAPVVPETIDLGRGAPVDLASFECRDINRSTIVQRVCYSTADRALLVAVRGSYQRYCGVPAATFDALMSAPSIGIYLNRVLRIAGADGRYACRTS, translated from the coding sequence ATGGTCCGGGCCGCCGCACTCATCCTCAGCCTGTTCTCCGCGCCGGTCGTCCCGGAGACGATCGATCTCGGCCGCGGCGCGCCGGTCGATCTCGCGAGCTTCGAATGCCGCGACATCAACCGCAGCACGATCGTGCAACGGGTCTGCTACAGCACGGCGGATCGTGCGCTGCTGGTCGCGGTCAGGGGCAGTTACCAGCGCTATTGCGGCGTGCCCGCCGCAACCTTCGACGCGCTGATGAGCGCACCGTCGATCGGCATCTATCTCAACCGCGTGCTGCGGATCGCGGGCGCCGACGGCCGGTACGCGTGCAGGACGTCGTGA